The proteins below are encoded in one region of bacterium:
- a CDS encoding DUF2905 family protein translates to MTPASIGRLLIGLGILLVIMGGAIVLLGMLPRLPGDIYIQRKGFTLYVPVLGSVLVSLILTLLLNLLFARR, encoded by the coding sequence GTGACGCCCGCGTCCATCGGCCGGCTGCTGATCGGACTCGGCATCCTCCTCGTCATTATGGGAGGTGCGATTGTGCTGCTGGGGATGCTGCCCCGGCTCCCCGGCGACATCTACATCCAGCGAAAGGGATTCACGCTGTACGTTCCGGTCCTCGGCAGCGTGCTCGTGAGTCTCATCCTCACGCTGCTTCTCAACCTCCTCTTCGCCAGGCGATGA
- the ruvB gene encoding Holliday junction branch migration DNA helicase RuvB: MTRERTIGPAGGGGEPPPERGAVEDEQFIRSLRPKRLEECIGQARVITGLSISIRAARDRGEALDHVLLHGPPGLGKTTFANVIAAEMKTKIVTTSGPALERGGDLMGILTNLDAGDVLFIDEIHRLPRTVEEFLYPAMEDFCVNFVIEKGAHARTLRYTLRPFTLVGATTRAGLLSSPLRDRFGITQHLDFYPVDDLAKVVRRSASILAVTVADDGAEEIARRSRGTPRIANRLLRRVRDYAQVRAEGTITLEVAKEALEFEGVDPIGLDAQDRELLRTVVQVYGGGPVGVDALAATLNEEVDSIVEMIEPYLLKIGFLTRTPSGRRVTPQACDHLGLAASADHGPAPRGQGALFS; this comes from the coding sequence ATGACGCGGGAGCGCACCATCGGGCCGGCGGGCGGGGGCGGCGAGCCGCCGCCCGAGCGGGGGGCCGTCGAGGACGAGCAGTTCATCCGCAGCCTCCGGCCGAAGCGTCTCGAGGAGTGCATCGGACAGGCCCGCGTCATCACGGGGCTTTCCATCAGCATCCGGGCGGCCCGCGACAGGGGCGAAGCGCTCGATCACGTGCTGCTGCACGGGCCGCCGGGCCTCGGCAAGACGACGTTCGCCAACGTCATCGCCGCCGAGATGAAAACGAAGATCGTCACCACCTCGGGGCCCGCGCTCGAGCGGGGCGGCGACCTCATGGGGATCCTCACCAACCTCGACGCCGGCGACGTACTGTTCATCGACGAGATCCACCGGCTGCCGCGGACGGTCGAGGAGTTTCTTTATCCCGCGATGGAGGATTTCTGCGTCAACTTCGTGATCGAGAAGGGCGCGCACGCGCGCACGCTGCGCTACACGCTGCGGCCGTTCACGCTGGTCGGCGCGACGACCCGCGCGGGCCTGCTCTCGTCGCCGCTGCGCGACCGCTTCGGCATCACGCAGCACCTCGACTTCTATCCGGTCGATGACCTCGCCAAGGTCGTGCGCCGGTCGGCGTCCATCCTGGCCGTCACGGTCGCCGACGACGGCGCGGAGGAGATCGCGCGCCGGTCGCGCGGGACGCCGCGGATCGCGAACCGGCTGCTGCGCCGGGTGCGCGACTACGCCCAGGTCCGCGCCGAGGGCACGATCACGCTTGAGGTCGCCAAGGAGGCGCTCGAGTTCGAGGGCGTGGATCCGATCGGGCTCGACGCGCAGGACCGCGAGCTGCTGCGCACCGTCGTCCAGGTCTACGGCGGCGGCCCGGTCGGCGTGGACGCGCTCGCGGCGACGCTCAACGAAGAGGTCGACAGCATCGTCGAGATGATCGAGCCCTACCTCCTGAAGATCGGCTTTCTGACGAGAACGCCGTCGGGCCGGCGCGTCACACCGCAGGCCTGCGACCATCTGGGACTCGCCGCGTCGGCGGACCATGGGCCGGCCCCGCGCGGCCAGGGGGCGCTGTTCTCGTGA
- the ruvA gene encoding Holliday junction branch migration protein RuvA, with translation MIALLRGRVMRRTEEMLVIDCAGVGYEVHLPAFLRDLLRADPHRLDETVELHISYHVSTNQPRPLLVGFLREVEQEFFERFITVDGVGPTKAMKALAHPIERVADAVERKDIGFLQKLPGVGARTAEKIVAALHGKMGKYALLRTDAPAEPEAAPADFQDEVVDVLTRQLGYRAAEARRMVADALRRNGAIASAEALLQEVYRVERGSDRSAKTGSPA, from the coding sequence ATGATCGCGCTGCTGCGCGGCCGGGTGATGCGCCGTACCGAGGAGATGCTGGTCATCGACTGCGCCGGCGTCGGCTACGAGGTCCACCTCCCGGCGTTCCTGCGCGACCTGCTGCGCGCCGATCCGCACCGTCTCGACGAGACCGTGGAGCTGCATATCTCGTACCACGTCAGCACGAACCAGCCGCGTCCGCTGCTGGTGGGATTTCTACGCGAGGTCGAGCAGGAGTTCTTCGAGCGGTTCATTACCGTCGACGGCGTCGGGCCGACGAAGGCGATGAAGGCGCTGGCGCATCCGATCGAGCGGGTGGCCGACGCCGTGGAGCGCAAGGATATCGGCTTTCTGCAGAAGCTGCCGGGCGTCGGCGCGCGCACCGCGGAGAAGATCGTCGCGGCGCTGCACGGGAAAATGGGCAAGTACGCGCTCCTCCGCACGGACGCGCCCGCGGAGCCTGAGGCCGCGCCTGCGGACTTCCAGGACGAAGTCGTCGACGTGCTGACGCGGCAGCTCGGCTATCGCGCCGCCGAGGCCCGGCGCATGGTGGCCGACGCGCTGCGGCGGAACGGCGCGATCGCGTCCGCGGAAGCGCTCTTGCAGGAAGTCTACCGCGTGGAGCGCGGATCGGACCGGTCCGCGAAGACGGGCTCGCCCGCATGA
- a CDS encoding crossover junction endodeoxyribonuclease RuvC — MGASGGRPGVPSPRRKAGATGEHRFVFASQPRRPAGGRGAVVPPRRGGVVRMLGLDPGLHLTGYGMIETAGPALRVAEAGVIRTDPRAPLSERLAELYVGLREVLAEWRPGAIALEDVFAHPAFPRTGILIGHVCGVISVAASERRIPVETIPPAAVKRALVTSGRADKRQIQRMVRALLTLDREPVSHVGDALALALVALSRRGVPLRTPA, encoded by the coding sequence ATGGGGGCGTCCGGAGGCCGGCCGGGCGTGCCGAGCCCGCGCAGGAAGGCCGGTGCCACCGGCGAACACCGGTTCGTGTTCGCTTCCCAGCCTCGCCGGCCGGCAGGGGGCCGCGGAGCCGTTGTGCCTCCTCGGCGCGGCGGCGTTGTGCGGATGCTCGGCCTCGATCCAGGACTTCATCTGACGGGTTACGGTATGATCGAGACGGCCGGGCCCGCGCTTCGCGTCGCCGAGGCCGGGGTGATCCGCACCGACCCCCGCGCGCCGCTGAGCGAGCGCCTGGCGGAGCTCTACGTCGGGCTCCGCGAAGTCCTCGCGGAGTGGCGGCCCGGCGCGATCGCGCTCGAAGACGTCTTCGCGCATCCCGCCTTTCCCCGCACCGGCATTCTCATCGGCCATGTCTGCGGCGTGATCAGCGTCGCCGCCTCTGAGCGGCGCATCCCCGTGGAGACGATTCCCCCGGCCGCGGTGAAGCGCGCCCTCGTCACCTCCGGGCGCGCCGACAAGCGCCAGATCCAGCGGATGGTGCGCGCGCTGCTGACTCTCGACCGGGAGCCGGTCAGCCACGTCGGCGACGCGCTGGCGCTGGCCTTGGTGGCGCTCTCCCGCCGCGGCGTGCCGCTGAGGACGCCGGCATGA
- a CDS encoding DinB family protein, translating to MGVRETIEPGFRAIWTAVQQNVELMPEGRLDDKPEGLDTRSFREIALHLANTSVMFSDNIGKTVWERVTAFPPDNFRSRAQVLDAVRQGGERYVAGLAKLTDQEAAKIVETPWGAKLPQGVVVGFAVPHTFYHNGQLSIYLRIAGIKPVFAAR from the coding sequence ATGGGGGTACGGGAGACGATCGAACCAGGATTCCGCGCGATCTGGACCGCCGTTCAGCAGAACGTCGAGTTGATGCCCGAGGGACGCCTGGACGACAAGCCCGAGGGCTTGGACACCCGGTCGTTCCGCGAGATCGCACTGCACCTCGCGAACACGTCGGTCATGTTTAGCGATAACATCGGCAAGACCGTGTGGGAGCGCGTCACCGCGTTCCCGCCGGATAACTTCCGCTCGAGGGCGCAGGTCCTGGATGCGGTCCGCCAGGGTGGGGAGCGCTACGTCGCGGGATTGGCCAAGCTCACGGATCAGGAAGCGGCCAAGATCGTCGAGACGCCGTGGGGCGCCAAGCTGCCGCAGGGCGTCGTGGTCGGGTTTGCGGTGCCGCACACCTTCTACCACAACGGGCAACTGTCCATCTATCTTCGGATCGCGGGGATCAAGCCGGTTTTCGCGGCTCGCTGA
- a CDS encoding YebC/PmpR family DNA-binding transcriptional regulator translates to MSGHSKWHNIKIKKGKVDQQRGKIFSKLAREIIIAAKDGGGDPANNMRLRSAIERAREASMPNDNIQRAVARGAGGGDGAVYEEMTYEGMGPAGVALLVQVATDNKNRTASEVRNILTKAGGAMGASVAWMFEKKGLITLPRTVASEDEVITRAIDAEDIKTTDGEYEITTAPEDFMKVRRALEEAGWKPTLAEITMVPKSSVPVSGKEAQQVLRLMEALEDHDDVQHVYANFDIPDEVLQQVG, encoded by the coding sequence GTGTCAGGACATTCCAAGTGGCACAACATCAAGATCAAGAAGGGCAAGGTGGACCAGCAGCGCGGCAAGATTTTCAGCAAGCTCGCGCGGGAGATCATCATCGCCGCGAAAGACGGCGGCGGCGACCCGGCCAACAACATGCGCCTCCGGTCTGCGATCGAGCGCGCCCGCGAAGCGAGCATGCCGAACGACAATATTCAGCGGGCGGTGGCGCGTGGGGCGGGCGGCGGCGACGGCGCCGTGTACGAAGAGATGACCTACGAGGGCATGGGGCCCGCCGGCGTCGCGCTCCTCGTGCAGGTCGCCACGGACAATAAGAACCGCACCGCCTCCGAGGTCCGCAACATCTTGACCAAGGCCGGCGGTGCGATGGGCGCGTCGGTCGCGTGGATGTTCGAGAAGAAGGGGCTCATCACGCTGCCCCGCACGGTCGCGTCGGAGGACGAGGTCATCACGCGGGCGATCGACGCGGAGGACATCAAGACGACGGACGGCGAGTACGAGATCACGACGGCGCCGGAGGACTTTATGAAGGTGCGGCGCGCGCTCGAGGAGGCCGGCTGGAAGCCGACGCTGGCCGAGATCACGATGGTGCCGAAGTCGTCCGTACCGGTGAGCGGCAAGGAGGCGCAGCAGGTGCTGCGGCTCATGGAGGCGCTTGAGGACCACGACGACGTGCAGCACGTCTACGCCAATTTCGATATCCCGGACGAGGTACTGCAGCAGGTCGGCTGA
- a CDS encoding LuxR C-terminal-related transcriptional regulator, which yields MPRHNLPAQLTSFIGREREIAEVRRFLSTTRLLTLTGAGGAGKSRLAFQVAAEALDDFADGVWTAELAPIADPTLVAQAVASALDVPEQPGRPLTDTLADYLRSRSLLLVLDNCEHLRTACAALATALLQGSPGLRILATSRVPLTVPGEVLWRVPSLSVPEARPRSPDEIRHYEAVRLFVERARAVQPAFALTSDNARAVADVCRELDGIPLAIELAAARTRVLAVGQIAERLHDRFRLLTGGSPSALPRHQTLQATMDWSYGLLAAHERTLLGRLSVFAGGWSLEAAEAVCADGGLERTEVLDVLAHLVDNSLVLADMPRDETRYRLLETVRQYAQARLEDSDEAVRVRRRHRDWYLGLAERADASVRGPDEETWLALVETEHDNLRAAIEWTKAQRDAEAELRLARALEWFWYLLGHWTEGRARLEEAIERGAAAPPSYMPKILVGVVRLAYRMDDLRRAEALCTQGLTLTRQLDDKSGTAQFLLWSGIIAVAENRPADAVPRVEEALAVCRAIGDRWWELEALAMLGTVATMRGDYPRAGACLTECLTLSRETGNANNTSYALRGLGVLAVRRGDAAGALVHYTECLDLCRRVRTPGIIAECFEGLARTAALRREHERAAVLFGAADALFQSLGGRLPLWADESEHDRHVAAARSKMGPAAFAAADGRGRAMTVDQALEYALPPAPPGRTPRDAEAETLTAREREVASLVAQGLTNRQVAARLVVTERTAETHVQNILNKLGFTSRAQIAAWAVAQGLLPTA from the coding sequence ATGCCGCGCCATAACCTCCCCGCGCAGCTAACCAGTTTCATCGGCCGGGAGCGCGAGATCGCGGAGGTCCGGCGATTTCTTTCGACGACCCGTCTGCTGACGCTCACCGGCGCGGGGGGCGCCGGCAAATCCCGCCTGGCGTTCCAAGTCGCGGCGGAGGCGCTCGACGACTTCGCCGACGGCGTGTGGACCGCGGAACTGGCGCCGATCGCCGACCCCACTCTCGTCGCCCAGGCCGTCGCGTCCGCGCTCGACGTGCCGGAGCAACCGGGGCGACCGTTGACCGACACGCTCGCGGATTACCTGCGGTCGAGATCCCTGCTGCTCGTCCTGGACAACTGCGAACATCTGCGGACGGCGTGCGCGGCGCTCGCGACGGCGCTGCTGCAGGGGTCGCCGGGTCTACGTATCCTCGCGACGAGCCGGGTGCCGCTCACCGTGCCCGGCGAGGTGCTCTGGCGGGTGCCGTCGCTCTCCGTGCCGGAGGCACGTCCGCGGTCGCCCGACGAGATTCGTCACTACGAAGCGGTGCGGCTCTTCGTGGAGCGCGCACGCGCCGTGCAGCCCGCGTTTGCCCTCACCTCGGATAACGCCCGCGCGGTCGCGGACGTGTGCCGCGAGCTCGACGGCATCCCGCTCGCGATCGAACTCGCCGCGGCGCGAACGCGGGTGCTGGCGGTCGGGCAGATCGCGGAGCGCCTGCACGACCGGTTTCGGCTGCTCACCGGCGGGAGCCCGTCCGCCCTGCCCCGCCACCAAACGCTGCAGGCGACGATGGACTGGAGCTACGGCCTCCTCGCGGCGCACGAACGGACTCTGCTGGGGCGGCTGTCGGTGTTTGCCGGGGGATGGTCGCTGGAGGCGGCGGAGGCAGTGTGCGCGGACGGCGGGCTCGAGCGGACCGAGGTCCTCGACGTACTGGCGCACCTGGTCGACAACTCGCTCGTCTTGGCGGATATGCCGCGCGACGAGACGCGGTACCGCCTCCTGGAAACAGTGCGACAGTACGCTCAGGCCCGGCTCGAGGACTCGGACGAGGCCGTAAGGGTCCGGCGGCGGCACCGCGACTGGTACCTCGGCCTGGCGGAACGAGCGGACGCGAGCGTGCGCGGTCCGGACGAAGAGACCTGGCTCGCGTTGGTGGAGACGGAACACGATAACCTTCGCGCGGCGATCGAGTGGACGAAGGCGCAGCGGGACGCGGAGGCGGAACTCCGGCTGGCCAGAGCGTTGGAATGGTTCTGGTATTTGCTCGGGCACTGGACGGAAGGCCGCGCACGGCTCGAAGAGGCGATCGAGAGAGGCGCGGCCGCGCCGCCCTCATACATGCCGAAGATTCTGGTAGGGGTAGTGCGTCTCGCGTACCGCATGGACGATCTCAGACGGGCCGAAGCGCTGTGCACACAAGGCTTGACACTGACGCGGCAACTCGACGACAAGTCCGGCACCGCGCAGTTTCTATTGTGGTCGGGGATTATCGCGGTCGCGGAAAATCGGCCCGCGGACGCTGTGCCGCGGGTGGAGGAAGCGCTGGCTGTGTGCCGGGCGATCGGAGACCGGTGGTGGGAACTGGAAGCGCTGGCGATGCTCGGCACCGTGGCGACGATGCGTGGCGACTATCCACGCGCCGGAGCGTGCCTCACGGAATGTCTCACCCTCAGCCGGGAAACCGGCAACGCCAACAACACGTCCTACGCCCTTCGCGGCCTGGGTGTCCTCGCGGTGCGGCGAGGCGACGCAGCGGGCGCGCTTGTGCACTATACGGAATGTCTGGACCTGTGCCGGCGGGTCAGGACGCCGGGCATCATCGCCGAGTGCTTCGAAGGCCTGGCCCGAACCGCGGCACTCCGCCGTGAGCACGAACGGGCCGCGGTACTGTTCGGCGCCGCCGACGCGTTGTTCCAGAGTCTCGGAGGCCGCCTGCCGTTGTGGGCCGACGAGTCCGAACACGACCGGCACGTGGCCGCGGCCCGGAGCAAAATGGGCCCGGCGGCGTTTGCCGCAGCAGACGGTCGAGGCCGGGCCATGACCGTCGACCAAGCACTCGAGTACGCGCTACCGCCGGCGCCGCCGGGGCGGACCCCCCGCGATGCCGAGGCGGAGACGCTGACGGCCCGGGAACGAGAAGTCGCATCCCTCGTCGCGCAGGGACTGACGAACCGCCAAGTAGCCGCCAGGCTCGTCGTTACCGAGCGCACCGCCGAAACCCACGTGCAGAATATCCTCAACAAGCTCGGCTTCACCTCCCGCGCACAGATTGCCGCCTGGGCGGTCGCGCAGGGGCTGCTCCCCACCGCCTGA
- a CDS encoding DUF4242 domain-containing protein, which produces MPRFVVEREIAGAGDLSAQDLRAISQRSCSVLNEMGPQIQWVQSYVTGDKIYCVYLAPNEAMVREHARKGGFPANRVAEVRTVIDPTTAEA; this is translated from the coding sequence ATGCCGAGGTTTGTCGTCGAACGCGAGATCGCGGGGGCCGGCGATCTCTCGGCCCAGGATCTGCGGGCAATCTCGCAGCGGTCGTGCAGCGTGCTCAACGAAATGGGGCCCCAGATTCAGTGGGTGCAGAGCTATGTCACCGGCGACAAGATCTACTGCGTGTACCTCGCGCCGAACGAGGCGATGGTCCGCGAGCACGCCCGGAAAGGCGGGTTCCCGGCCAACCGCGTGGCGGAGGTGCGGACTGTTATCGATCCGACGACCGCAGAAGCGTAG
- a CDS encoding cupredoxin domain-containing protein, translated as MGGAQPAVVSVTMREFMFQPTTIRLAAGQPVRLVLLNRGQLAHQFETAYLHAVPVRVAGDVLSVEAAGLDVTRLNPDGTARLEFIPQHRGRYVFACTIEGHREAGMTGALDVR; from the coding sequence GTGGGCGGGGCGCAGCCGGCCGTCGTCAGCGTCACGATGCGGGAGTTCATGTTCCAACCGACCACCATCCGGCTCGCCGCGGGCCAACCCGTGCGGCTCGTCCTCCTGAACCGGGGGCAGCTCGCCCACCAGTTCGAGACAGCCTACCTTCACGCGGTCCCCGTGCGGGTCGCGGGCGACGTGCTGTCCGTCGAGGCCGCCGGGCTCGACGTCACGCGCCTCAACCCGGACGGAACAGCGCGGCTGGAATTCATCCCCCAGCACCGGGGCCGCTACGTGTTTGCCTGCACGATCGAGGGACACCGGGAGGCCGGGATGACCGGCGCGCTGGACGTGCGATGA
- a CDS encoding PBP1A family penicillin-binding protein produces the protein MGRPRGPNSVRRSTAAHARGWRLTPRQWRIVRQAALTLALAGTAVVLVGAGLLFGAAAAISTHLPSVDALYDLPSEATRIYSSDGQIIASLYRENRDSIPLSHVANNFQRAVIDTEDADFYRHRGFSLRGVVRAGLRNLHDRGYAEGGSTITQQLARNMFLTSEKSLTRKIAEILLAVQIERRLTKDEILERYLNQVYFGQGAYGVETAAEVYFGKPADALSLPESAMLAGLIRAPSYYSPYEHLDRARTRMGEVLVRMTEQGDITPTQMRAAEHAALHLAAKSNAGLVGIRAPYFVSYILPGLLQRYGEEMLYKGGLRVYTTLDLHMQAAAEQAVRRAIDEAKRDHLQAQQGAMVAIDPRTGYVRAMIGGYDFRTSQFNRAWQAHRQPGSAFKPFTYTVAVMRGIPPTRMLLDAPIEFPMPDGSVWKPENYDKKWHGSITARYALENSINVASIRLEEEVGPRAIVDLAHRMGIDSPLQANLSLTLGSSDVTLLELASAYGVFANGGVRAAPVAVTRVTDYHGKVLEEHVADRHVVLSPEVAYVMTDLLKGVVQRGTGTAAQIGIPEAGKTGTADDYRNAWFIGFTPSIVAGVWVGNDDDSPMNKVTGGSLPARTWAAFMKQILPLIGKDDWTSPDGVVQATVCATDTSAAGCTNRPEVFIRGTQPEGGAAPVTPSPDQPAAPPGPSGSPVPPGPSGSPASAGAPAPVPAVPAVVTGAPGGPPQTIPSAGRDHATLPVVITAPRHGSDVELPLTITGASPPGTLVHITVTSESGALKVQAADVYIRTDQSGTFSYQVNPWLRPSGGTLVITAAATAGPDGVATSGTATVSVHIK, from the coding sequence ATGGGGAGACCGCGAGGGCCGAATTCGGTCCGGCGATCCACCGCCGCGCACGCGCGGGGGTGGCGCCTGACGCCGCGGCAGTGGCGGATCGTCCGTCAGGCCGCGCTCACCCTGGCTCTTGCCGGCACCGCCGTCGTCCTCGTCGGCGCCGGGCTGCTTTTCGGCGCGGCGGCCGCGATCAGCACGCACCTTCCGTCGGTCGACGCCCTCTACGATCTGCCGAGCGAAGCCACCCGGATCTACTCGTCGGACGGGCAGATCATCGCCAGCCTGTACCGCGAGAACCGCGACAGCATCCCGCTGTCACACGTCGCGAACAACTTCCAGCGCGCCGTCATCGACACGGAAGACGCGGACTTCTACCGGCACCGCGGCTTCTCGCTGCGCGGCGTGGTCCGGGCGGGTCTACGCAACCTTCACGACCGCGGGTACGCCGAGGGCGGCAGCACGATCACGCAGCAGCTGGCCCGCAACATGTTCCTCACGAGCGAGAAGTCGCTCACCCGCAAGATCGCGGAGATCCTGCTCGCCGTGCAGATCGAGCGGCGGCTCACCAAGGACGAGATCCTGGAGCGCTACCTCAACCAGGTGTACTTCGGCCAGGGCGCCTACGGCGTCGAGACGGCCGCGGAGGTGTACTTCGGGAAGCCCGCCGACGCGCTCTCGCTGCCGGAAAGCGCGATGCTGGCGGGCCTCATCCGCGCCCCGTCCTACTATTCGCCCTACGAGCACCTCGACCGCGCCCGCACCCGGATGGGCGAGGTATTGGTGAGGATGACGGAGCAGGGGGACATCACCCCGACGCAGATGCGCGCGGCGGAGCACGCCGCGCTGCACCTCGCCGCGAAATCCAACGCCGGGCTTGTCGGCATTCGCGCGCCGTACTTCGTGAGCTACATTCTGCCGGGTCTCCTCCAGCGCTACGGCGAGGAGATGCTCTACAAGGGCGGGCTGCGCGTTTATACCACGCTCGATCTCCATATGCAGGCGGCCGCGGAGCAGGCGGTCCGCCGCGCGATCGACGAGGCGAAGCGCGATCATCTCCAGGCGCAGCAGGGCGCGATGGTCGCGATCGACCCGCGGACCGGGTACGTGCGGGCGATGATCGGCGGATATGACTTCCGAACCAGTCAGTTCAACCGCGCGTGGCAGGCGCACCGGCAGCCGGGGTCGGCGTTCAAGCCGTTCACCTACACCGTCGCCGTGATGCGCGGCATTCCGCCGACGCGGATGCTGCTCGATGCGCCGATCGAGTTTCCGATGCCGGACGGCAGCGTCTGGAAGCCGGAAAACTACGACAAGAAGTGGCACGGCTCCATCACGGCGCGCTACGCGCTCGAGAACTCGATCAACGTCGCGTCGATCCGGCTCGAGGAGGAAGTGGGCCCGCGCGCGATCGTCGACCTGGCGCATCGGATGGGCATCGACAGTCCGCTGCAGGCAAACCTCTCTCTGACGCTCGGCTCCTCGGACGTGACGCTGCTCGAGCTGGCCTCGGCCTACGGCGTGTTCGCGAACGGCGGCGTGCGCGCGGCGCCGGTCGCCGTCACGCGCGTGACGGACTACCACGGGAAGGTGCTCGAGGAGCACGTCGCCGACCGGCACGTCGTGCTGAGCCCCGAGGTCGCCTACGTAATGACCGACTTGCTGAAGGGCGTGGTCCAGCGCGGCACCGGCACCGCGGCCCAGATCGGCATTCCCGAGGCCGGCAAGACCGGCACCGCGGACGATTACCGCAACGCCTGGTTCATCGGGTTTACGCCCTCGATCGTCGCCGGGGTCTGGGTGGGCAACGACGACGATTCGCCGATGAACAAGGTCACGGGCGGCAGTCTCCCCGCGCGGACGTGGGCGGCGTTCATGAAGCAGATCCTGCCGCTGATCGGCAAGGACGACTGGACGTCGCCCGACGGCGTCGTGCAGGCGACGGTCTGCGCCACGGACACATCGGCCGCGGGCTGCACCAATCGTCCGGAGGTGTTCATCCGCGGTACGCAGCCCGAAGGCGGCGCCGCGCCGGTGACGCCGTCGCCGGACCAACCGGCGGCGCCGCCCGGGCCTTCAGGTTCGCCCGTGCCGCCCGGGCCTTCAGGCTCGCCTGCGTCGGCGGGGGCACCGGCGCCTGTGCCCGCCGTTCCCGCGGTCGTGACCGGAGCGCCGGGCGGCCCTCCCCAAACGATCCCGTCCGCCGGCCGCGACCATGCCACGCTGCCGGTGGTGATTACGGCGCCGCGTCACGGCAGCGACGTCGAGCTGCCGCTGACGATTACCGGCGCCTCGCCGCCGGGGACGCTCGTGCACATCACGGTGACGAGCGAGAGCGGCGCGCTCAAGGTGCAGGCCGCGGACGTCTACATCCGGACCGATCAGTCGGGCACGTTCTCCTATCAGGTCAACCCGTGGCTGCGTCCGTCCGGCGGAACGCTCGTGATCACCGCGGCCGCGACGGCCGGTCCGGACGGCGTCGCGACATCCGGCACCGCCACGGTGTCCGTGCACATCAAGTAA
- the fdhD gene encoding formate dehydrogenase accessory sulfurtransferase FdhD — MTSSADGTPEAAPPAGGPAAGDHEIKAARTSTTRRRVIQAREDSAQTRTDVLAVEEPLEIRLYPPDGGPFTRISVTMRTPGHDFELAAGFLYTEGVLRTPDDVRTISYCTDPSLDGSQQYNIVNVALRPDAAYDPERLRRNFYTTSSCGVCGKASIEAIHVRGIGAVTGDGLTIDDEILARLGDALREAQTLFAKTGGLHAAGLFDRNGRLLVLREDVGRHNAVDKVVGHAFLARRLPLRAHIVMVSGRASFEIVQKAAAAGVPIVAAVSAPSSLACDTADAFGMTLLGFVRGPRFTVYTGAQRVRLRGRASAADTE, encoded by the coding sequence ATGACGTCCTCTGCCGACGGAACGCCCGAGGCCGCCCCCCCAGCCGGCGGACCGGCCGCCGGCGACCACGAAATCAAGGCCGCCCGGACCAGCACGACCCGCCGCCGGGTGATCCAGGCCCGCGAGGACTCCGCGCAGACCCGCACCGACGTGCTGGCGGTGGAAGAGCCCCTCGAGATCCGTCTCTATCCCCCGGACGGCGGACCCTTCACCCGGATCTCGGTTACGATGCGTACGCCGGGGCACGACTTCGAGCTCGCCGCCGGATTCCTGTACACGGAGGGCGTGCTGCGGACGCCCGACGACGTCCGCACCATCAGCTACTGCACCGATCCATCCCTCGACGGAAGCCAGCAGTACAACATCGTCAACGTGGCGCTGCGCCCGGACGCGGCGTACGATCCCGAGCGGCTCCGCCGCAACTTCTACACCACGTCGAGTTGCGGCGTCTGCGGCAAGGCCTCGATCGAGGCGATTCACGTGCGCGGCATCGGCGCCGTGACCGGCGACGGCCTCACGATCGACGACGAGATCCTGGCCCGGCTCGGAGACGCCCTGCGGGAGGCGCAGACGCTGTTCGCCAAGACGGGCGGCCTCCACGCGGCGGGCTTGTTCGACCGGAACGGCCGCCTGCTCGTCCTGCGGGAGGACGTCGGCCGGCACAACGCGGTGGACAAGGTGGTGGGGCATGCGTTCCTGGCACGGCGGCTGCCGCTCCGGGCGCACATCGTCATGGTGAGCGGCCGGGCCAGTTTCGAGATCGTCCAGAAGGCCGCGGCCGCCGGGGTTCCCATCGTCGCGGCCGTCTCCGCGCCCTCGAGTCTCGCCTGCGATACGGCCGACGCGTTCGGGATGACGCTGCTCGGCTTCGTCCGCGGTCCGCGGTTCACCGTGTACACCGGCGCGCAGCGCGTCCGCCTCCGCGGACGCGCCTCCGCCGCCGACACGGAATAG